A genomic stretch from Sphingomonas faeni includes:
- a CDS encoding alpha/beta hydrolase: MLSTGPASAQVKTPGPPPVAGARPVTIERITVHSPAIEGNLEGDSPDRAVLVVLPPSYRANPKRRYPVVYALHGYSIGVEQWIGEIHVPQTIEGAFAKGAREMIVVLPDSKTAHNGSFYSSSVTVGDFETFVARDLVGYVDGHYRTIADRRSRGLAGHSMGGYGTARIGMKHPETFGALYMMSPCCLSTRALGTPDAATEAAIRALRSPADSATLSWGQRAQLATAAAWSPNPKAPPLYLDLPVKDGVPQPDVLARWAANAPLAMLDQYVGNLRRYAAIGIDVGDRDGLKDDAGKLHAALDSYGIANSFEVYPGDHTSGVAGRVQDKMMPFFSRALASGK, encoded by the coding sequence ATGCTATCGACCGGCCCCGCTTCGGCGCAGGTCAAGACGCCGGGACCGCCGCCCGTCGCGGGTGCGCGGCCGGTGACGATCGAGCGCATTACCGTCCACTCGCCCGCGATCGAGGGTAATCTTGAAGGTGACAGCCCGGATCGCGCGGTACTGGTGGTCCTGCCACCGAGCTATCGCGCCAATCCGAAGCGGCGCTATCCGGTAGTCTATGCGCTGCACGGCTATTCGATCGGCGTCGAACAGTGGATCGGCGAGATCCACGTGCCGCAGACGATCGAGGGCGCGTTCGCCAAGGGTGCTCGCGAGATGATCGTGGTGCTGCCCGACAGCAAGACCGCGCATAACGGGTCCTTCTATTCGAGTTCGGTGACGGTCGGCGATTTCGAGACGTTCGTCGCGCGCGATCTCGTCGGCTATGTCGACGGCCATTACCGGACGATCGCGGACCGTCGCAGCCGCGGGCTCGCGGGGCATTCGATGGGCGGTTACGGCACGGCGCGGATCGGCATGAAGCATCCCGAAACGTTCGGCGCGCTCTACATGATGAGCCCGTGTTGCCTCTCGACCCGCGCGCTCGGCACGCCGGATGCGGCGACCGAGGCGGCGATCCGCGCGCTGCGCTCGCCGGCGGACAGCGCGACCTTGTCGTGGGGGCAGCGCGCGCAACTCGCGACGGCGGCGGCGTGGTCGCCCAACCCGAAGGCACCGCCGCTGTATCTCGATCTGCCGGTCAAGGACGGCGTGCCGCAGCCCGACGTGCTGGCGCGCTGGGCCGCCAATGCGCCGCTGGCGATGCTCGACCAATATGTCGGCAATCTGCGGCGTTATGCGGCGATCGGGATCGACGTCGGTGATCGGGACGGGCTGAAGGACGATGCCGGCAAGCTCCACGCGGCACTTGATAGCTACGGCATCGCCAACAGCTTCGAGGTGTATCCGGGCGATCATACCAGCGGCGTCGCAGGGCGCGTGCAGGACAAGATGATGCCGTTCTTCTCGCGCGCCTTGGCGTCCGGCAAATGA
- a CDS encoding glycoside hydrolase family 43 protein, producing the protein MRLALAVALELMATVASAQVWRSDRGDGTFRNPVLFADYPDPDIIRVGSDYYFATTTFANTPGITILHSRDLVNWTLASHLVDRLEGKPEYDLKGGNAYRHGLYASSLRYHAGTYYLANTPVGQKTRIWYAKDVRGPWRFHELEREAFDPGLFIEPDGRAYLTTASTADGTITLLTLDKDLAHVTASQKVHYIKGAEGSKIIRRGAYYYMFNALPPRLALSVSRSRSLFGPWETRDQIDDKTGGHQGALVDLPDGRWFGFVMEDSGAIGRMTNLSPVFWQDDWPVWGMREAPGRVPRRAAKPIPGGAFTEPATSDDFGKRTLGLQWQWNHNPEPSRWSLTERPGWLRLKPTVATGFWSARNTLVQKGQGPASRGEVKLDIRHLAAGDRCGFGTFGQFSGNITVQGAPGGKATLAMEVTEDTVDGARTEVRATAPLAKADALWLRTDMDFTTDLARVAYSVDGRRWTGLGGEFPLAFAWRTGTFQGEQLALFCYAPTESRGWLDIDRFTLSALPPAKPERVR; encoded by the coding sequence ATGAGGCTCGCGTTGGCGGTCGCGCTGGAGTTGATGGCGACGGTAGCATCGGCGCAGGTGTGGCGGTCGGACCGGGGCGACGGGACTTTTCGCAATCCGGTACTGTTCGCGGATTATCCTGACCCCGACATCATCCGCGTCGGCAGCGACTATTATTTCGCGACGACGACGTTCGCGAATACGCCCGGGATTACGATCCTGCACAGCCGCGATCTGGTGAACTGGACGCTTGCCTCGCATCTCGTCGATCGGCTGGAGGGCAAGCCCGAATATGATCTGAAGGGCGGCAACGCGTACCGGCACGGGCTCTACGCCTCATCCTTACGCTACCACGCGGGCACCTATTATCTCGCCAATACGCCGGTCGGACAGAAGACGCGGATCTGGTACGCGAAGGACGTGCGCGGGCCGTGGCGCTTTCACGAACTGGAGCGCGAGGCGTTCGATCCGGGGCTGTTCATCGAACCGGACGGGCGCGCGTATCTGACGACCGCGAGTACCGCGGACGGCACGATCACGCTGCTGACGCTGGACAAGGATCTGGCGCACGTCACCGCGTCGCAGAAAGTGCATTACATCAAGGGCGCGGAAGGGTCGAAGATCATCCGGCGCGGTGCGTATTATTACATGTTCAACGCGCTGCCGCCGCGGCTTGCGCTCAGCGTGTCGCGGTCGCGCAGCCTGTTCGGGCCGTGGGAAACGCGCGACCAGATCGACGACAAGACCGGGGGGCATCAGGGTGCGCTGGTCGACCTGCCCGATGGCCGCTGGTTCGGTTTCGTGATGGAGGATAGCGGCGCGATCGGGCGGATGACGAACCTCAGCCCGGTGTTCTGGCAGGATGACTGGCCTGTATGGGGCATGCGCGAGGCGCCCGGTCGCGTGCCGCGGCGTGCGGCCAAGCCGATCCCCGGCGGCGCCTTTACGGAGCCAGCGACGTCGGATGATTTCGGCAAGCGGACGCTCGGATTGCAGTGGCAGTGGAACCACAATCCGGAGCCTTCGCGCTGGTCGCTGACCGAGCGACCGGGGTGGTTGCGGTTGAAACCGACGGTCGCGACCGGCTTCTGGAGCGCGCGCAACACGCTGGTGCAGAAGGGACAGGGGCCGGCGAGCCGGGGCGAGGTGAAGCTCGACATTCGCCACCTGGCGGCGGGGGATCGTTGCGGGTTCGGGACGTTTGGGCAGTTCAGCGGGAATATCACGGTGCAGGGCGCGCCGGGTGGCAAGGCAACGCTGGCGATGGAGGTGACCGAAGATACGGTCGATGGTGCGCGGACGGAGGTTCGCGCCACTGCGCCGCTCGCGAAGGCTGATGCGCTGTGGTTACGGACCGATATGGACTTCACGACGGATCTTGCGCGGGTGGCGTATAGTGTGGACGGGCGGCGCTGGACCGGGCTCGGGGGCGAATTCCCGCTGGCGTTCGCTTGGCGGACGGGGACGTTTCAGGGTGAGCAACTCGCGCTGTTTTGCTACGCGCCGACAGAGAGCCGGGGGTGGCTGGATATCGACCGGTTTACGCTGTCGGCCTTGCCGCCGGCCAAGCCAGAACGGGTGCGTTAG
- a CDS encoding NPCBM/NEW2 domain-containing protein: MPWMMIGVALAALCGPLAAATAAAADPLTPTGKWSANTDGSAPVPPMGWNSWNAFNSDVDEEKVFASAQALVDTKLRDIGYRYVNIDDGWWLKRRQPDGRLLIRTSHFPSAATGANTSFRPLTDRLHAMGLKAGIYSDIGRNSCGQIYTPDFKNQPEGSVAEREVGLYGHVDQDIALFFAEWNFDFIKVDGCGARGLPADAPRVKSGLYRALTPLVDMQSLGGSDVAGIRGLYEQVHTALHTHAGDRPYVYSLCLWGAGDVRAWGKDVGNTSRTSDDIQPVWPRMLTNLDTVTHRALYAHPGSWNDPDMLFVGTGDFDAAHLTEARSHFSLWAMVNSPLIIGYDLRKLTPELLAIFGNADIVALNQDPAGNQAVLAYDSGEVQTFVKTLADGNKGVALFNRTASPAKAVLTAEQLKMLPTADIRLKDLWTKKDQSFRKEVAVTLAPHETLIFRATGTRRLPGGLYLSEQTGRVNPAADGVVVPQPDPTIYQSITPWTGTRGPGEHPQYGGWGGAEADRAPYGKLLRVAGTDFDTGIGVLANSRLEVRNQGYARFAANVGINDSGQPRSGTTVFEVWGDGRLLAKSRPMAFGEAAVPLEARVAGVRIVELVARGSGSAANAATPQPVTWAEAALYK, from the coding sequence ATGCCATGGATGATGATCGGCGTGGCGCTGGCCGCCCTGTGCGGTCCGCTCGCAGCCGCAACAGCAGCCGCCGCGGACCCACTGACGCCGACCGGCAAGTGGAGCGCCAACACCGACGGCTCCGCACCGGTGCCGCCGATGGGCTGGAACTCGTGGAACGCCTTCAACAGCGACGTCGACGAGGAGAAGGTGTTCGCCTCCGCACAGGCGCTGGTCGATACCAAGCTGCGCGACATCGGCTATCGCTACGTCAACATCGACGATGGCTGGTGGCTCAAGCGTCGCCAGCCCGACGGGCGGTTGCTGATCCGCACCAGCCATTTCCCGTCGGCTGCGACCGGCGCGAACACCAGCTTCCGCCCGCTCACCGACCGGCTGCACGCGATGGGGCTGAAAGCCGGCATCTATTCCGACATCGGCCGCAACAGCTGCGGCCAGATCTACACCCCCGATTTCAAGAACCAGCCCGAGGGCAGCGTCGCGGAGCGCGAGGTCGGGTTGTACGGCCATGTCGACCAGGACATCGCACTGTTCTTCGCCGAATGGAATTTCGACTTCATCAAGGTCGATGGCTGCGGCGCGCGCGGCCTTCCGGCTGACGCACCGCGGGTGAAGTCGGGTCTCTATCGCGCACTGACGCCGCTGGTCGACATGCAGTCGCTCGGCGGATCGGACGTCGCGGGCATCCGCGGCCTCTACGAACAGGTCCACACTGCGCTGCACACGCACGCCGGCGATCGCCCCTACGTCTATTCGCTGTGCCTGTGGGGCGCGGGCGACGTACGTGCGTGGGGCAAGGACGTCGGTAACACATCGCGTACCAGCGACGATATCCAGCCGGTCTGGCCGCGGATGCTCACCAACCTCGACACCGTCACGCACCGCGCGCTCTATGCGCATCCGGGATCGTGGAACGACCCCGACATGCTGTTCGTCGGCACCGGCGATTTCGACGCGGCGCATCTGACCGAGGCGCGGTCGCACTTCTCGCTATGGGCGATGGTCAATTCGCCGCTGATCATCGGCTACGACCTGCGCAAGCTTACGCCGGAACTGCTCGCGATCTTCGGCAACGCGGACATCGTCGCGCTGAACCAGGATCCGGCCGGCAACCAGGCGGTGCTCGCCTATGATTCCGGCGAGGTGCAGACCTTCGTCAAGACGCTCGCCGACGGCAACAAGGGCGTCGCGCTGTTCAACCGTACCGCCTCGCCCGCCAAGGCCGTGCTGACCGCCGAACAGCTCAAGATGCTGCCGACAGCCGACATCCGCCTGAAGGACCTCTGGACGAAGAAGGACCAGAGTTTTCGCAAGGAGGTGGCGGTGACGCTAGCGCCGCACGAAACGCTGATCTTCCGCGCGACCGGCACGCGGCGCCTGCCGGGCGGGCTGTACCTTTCGGAGCAGACCGGCCGCGTCAATCCGGCCGCCGACGGCGTGGTGGTGCCGCAGCCCGATCCGACGATCTACCAGTCGATCACGCCGTGGACGGGCACGCGAGGCCCCGGCGAGCACCCACAATATGGCGGCTGGGGCGGCGCCGAAGCCGACCGCGCGCCGTATGGCAAGCTGCTCCGGGTGGCCGGCACCGACTTCGACACCGGGATCGGCGTCCTGGCGAACTCCCGCCTCGAAGTCCGCAACCAGGGTTACGCTCGGTTCGCGGCCAACGTCGGCATCAACGATTCCGGCCAGCCACGCTCGGGCACGACCGTGTTCGAGGTCTGGGGCGACGGTCGCCTGCTCGCAAAATCGCGCCCGATGGCGTTCGGCGAGGCCGCCGTGCCGCTGGAGGCGAGGGTCGCGGGGGTGCGGATCGTGGAGTTGGTGGCGCGGGGGAGTGGCTCGGCTGCAAATGCTGCGACGCCGCAACCTGTGACTTGGGCGGAAGCCGCGCTCTACAAATAG
- a CDS encoding glycoside hydrolase family 3 C-terminal domain-containing protein → MRRTMKARALATVGLALAFSPALAREPAAPPSQQTASDPAEQMARAIVARMTLDEKLPQLLNVAPAIPRLGVPAYNWWTESLHGALGPLATTNFPEPIGLAATFDGPIVHDVAGAISKEVRGLHTLGRETGRNGHIGTGLDTWSPNINIFRDPRWGRGQETYGEDPFLTAAMGVAFVRGMQGPNPDRPQVIATPKHFAVHSGPEGTRHSANVFVSAHDLEDTYLPAFRAALVDGRAASVMCAYNRIDGQPACASDLLLKEHLREAWGFKGYVVSDCDAVKDIADNHKYAPDSASAVAAAMRAGVDNECNGETLGDTAGLETRYREALSRDLITEADVDRSLVRLFAARYRTGDLPGLAGAPKALPTSVVGAPEHRRLALVAAERSMVLLKNNGVLPLKPGVKLAVIGPLGDATRVLRGNYSSPLSGQPVSMLEGLKTALGASQVTLVPFGESVTDGDRVPTSALLTPDGKPGLLARYFNPTTPMPAQYAPGTREKLVAAAKYQTQPVVTRIEPDVGDRNLDLARVTDVHRTEWTGFLVPPESGTYRVGLSGSGGTLTLDGKMISDRRKARWNDLPGMTTLKLEGGRRYAIRAEGSGIDLVWKRVSDAPSAELRRAAAAADVLVAVVGLTSDLEAEETGVTVPGFSGGDKTTLDLPADQIAMLEQAKASGKPIVLVAMNSSPINLAWAKDNAAAVLEAWYPGETGGTAAANILTGRTNPSGRLPLTFYRSVADLPPFGDYAMKGRTYRYFAGTPVYPFGHGLSYTRFGYTTPTVTPARDGAEAGIRVTTRLTNQGDRPGEEVAQLYLNFPNRPGTPRIALRGFQRVALRPGETRTVTFDLSPRDLSSVAVDGTRSVAAGNYRVTVGSGQPGTGAPVQSARFTARQSKELPK, encoded by the coding sequence ATGCGCAGGACCATGAAGGCGAGAGCGCTCGCGACGGTAGGGCTCGCGCTCGCATTTTCGCCGGCGCTCGCCCGCGAGCCTGCGGCCCCCCCAAGCCAGCAGACCGCAAGCGACCCCGCCGAGCAGATGGCCCGCGCCATCGTTGCGCGGATGACCCTCGACGAGAAGCTGCCACAGTTGCTCAACGTCGCGCCCGCCATCCCGCGGCTCGGCGTACCCGCGTATAACTGGTGGACGGAGTCGCTGCACGGCGCGCTCGGCCCGCTCGCGACCACCAATTTCCCCGAGCCGATCGGCCTTGCCGCGACCTTCGACGGTCCGATCGTCCACGATGTCGCGGGCGCGATCAGCAAAGAGGTGCGCGGGCTGCACACGCTTGGCCGCGAGACCGGCAGGAACGGGCATATCGGCACCGGGCTCGACACCTGGTCGCCCAACATCAACATCTTCCGCGATCCGCGCTGGGGCCGCGGGCAGGAGACGTATGGCGAGGATCCGTTCCTGACCGCGGCGATGGGCGTCGCCTTCGTCCGCGGGATGCAGGGTCCCAACCCCGATCGCCCGCAGGTGATCGCCACGCCCAAGCATTTCGCGGTGCACAGTGGCCCCGAGGGCACGCGGCATTCCGCCAACGTCTTCGTTTCCGCGCACGACCTGGAGGACACCTACCTCCCCGCCTTCCGCGCCGCCTTGGTCGACGGACGCGCGGCATCGGTGATGTGCGCCTACAACCGCATTGATGGTCAGCCCGCCTGCGCCAGCGACCTGCTGTTGAAGGAGCATCTGCGCGAGGCGTGGGGCTTCAAGGGCTATGTCGTGTCCGACTGCGATGCGGTGAAGGACATCGCCGACAACCATAAATACGCCCCCGACAGCGCCTCCGCGGTCGCTGCCGCGATGCGCGCAGGCGTCGACAACGAGTGCAACGGCGAGACGCTGGGTGATACTGCGGGCCTGGAGACCCGGTATCGCGAGGCACTCAGCCGCGACCTGATCACCGAGGCGGACGTCGATCGAAGCCTCGTCCGCCTGTTCGCCGCACGCTACCGGACCGGCGATCTTCCGGGGCTTGCCGGCGCACCCAAGGCACTGCCGACCAGCGTGGTCGGTGCTCCCGAGCATCGGCGGCTGGCGCTGGTTGCGGCCGAGCGATCGATGGTGCTGCTGAAGAACAACGGCGTCCTGCCGCTCAAGCCCGGCGTGAAGCTCGCCGTGATCGGCCCGCTCGGCGATGCGACGCGGGTGCTGCGCGGCAATTACTCGTCGCCACTGTCCGGCCAGCCGGTATCGATGCTGGAGGGTCTGAAAACCGCGCTCGGTGCCAGCCAGGTCACGCTCGTGCCGTTCGGGGAGTCCGTCACGGACGGCGACCGCGTGCCGACCTCCGCTTTGCTCACCCCCGACGGCAAGCCCGGCCTGCTCGCGCGCTATTTCAATCCGACGACGCCGATGCCCGCACAATACGCACCCGGCACGCGCGAGAAGCTGGTCGCTGCGGCCAAGTATCAGACCCAGCCGGTGGTCACCCGCATCGAGCCCGACGTCGGCGACCGCAACCTCGATCTCGCGCGCGTGACCGACGTCCACCGCACCGAATGGACCGGCTTCCTGGTGCCACCCGAAAGCGGCACCTACCGCGTCGGGCTGTCGGGTTCAGGCGGGACGCTGACGCTCGACGGCAAGATGATTTCCGACCGGCGCAAGGCGCGCTGGAACGACCTGCCCGGCATGACGACGCTGAAACTCGAAGGCGGCAGACGTTATGCGATCCGCGCCGAGGGCAGCGGGATCGACCTGGTATGGAAGCGCGTGTCGGATGCGCCCTCGGCCGAGCTTCGTCGCGCGGCTGCCGCCGCCGACGTGCTGGTCGCGGTCGTCGGCCTCACTTCCGATCTCGAAGCGGAGGAGACCGGCGTGACGGTGCCGGGCTTCTCGGGCGGCGACAAGACCACGCTGGACTTGCCCGCAGACCAGATCGCGATGCTCGAACAGGCCAAGGCCAGCGGCAAGCCGATCGTGCTGGTCGCGATGAATAGCAGCCCGATCAACCTTGCCTGGGCGAAGGACAACGCCGCCGCGGTACTGGAGGCCTGGTATCCGGGCGAGACCGGCGGCACGGCCGCTGCCAATATCCTTACCGGCCGCACCAACCCGTCGGGACGCCTGCCGCTCACCTTCTACCGCAGCGTCGCGGACCTGCCGCCGTTCGGCGATTACGCGATGAAGGGCCGCACCTATCGCTACTTTGCGGGCACGCCGGTCTATCCGTTCGGCCACGGGCTCAGCTACACACGGTTCGGCTATACGACGCCGACCGTGACGCCCGCACGCGACGGCGCGGAGGCCGGCATCCGTGTTACCACGCGACTGACCAATCAGGGCGATCGGCCGGGCGAAGAGGTGGCGCAACTTTACCTGAACTTCCCCAATCGGCCGGGCACGCCGCGGATCGCACTGCGCGGCTTCCAGCGTGTCGCGCTGCGTCCCGGCGAGACGCGCACCGTCACCTTCGACCTGTCGCCGCGCGATCTGAGTTCGGTGGCCGTCGATGGCACGCGCTCGGTCGCGGCGGGCAACTACCGCGTCACCGTGGGCTCGGGCCAGCCGGGAACCGGCGCGCCGGTCCAATCCGCGCGCTTCACCGCCCGCCAGTCGAAGGAATTGCCGAAGTGA
- a CDS encoding sialate O-acetylesterase: MRTVTACLAIGAILTIGATAASAAPRLDGILSDHAVIQRGQPVVLTGQAAAGETVMITLAGRSVTAKAGRDGKFSASLPALPAGGPYDLTIAAPSGAAVLRDILVGDVFLCSGQSNMELRVDQGQGLFPDAHPEVDDKLRLLTVEKVSAAAPVARFAQQPAWTVSGPTTAPSFSAACFYMVQALRRTSGVPIGAVHSSWGGSRISAWMSDTALRQAGLGDPADLLALYARDPAAANRQASTIWESWWRAGSGDAAGREPWQPDAALDWQPVPAMTNFETWGIPALADYNGMIWYQHEVRLTAEQARGPATLVLGMVDDADRTWINGVGVGGSSLASQSRVYALPAGSLKAGRNVITVNDDDVYAYGGMTGPADAMRLSFADGTSVPLGTGWRYAIAKRLAGAAPRVPWDDINGAGTLYNAMIAPLDATKFAGMAWYQGESDTGIPGYDRRMTALIADWRRRFGTPKTGFAIVQLANYGSPAIAPSESGWGDVRDAQRRVAAADPHAGIAVALDLGDALDIHPGEKHEVGQRLARVMRAAVYGEKIAPSGPAVADARRDPDGSVAVRFSGVTGALHARSSAQAIGFELCGPAVGTCRYAAGRISGSTVTLPSDGQPVTRVRYAWADAPATNLADDAPLPVGTFEVPVSPAR, encoded by the coding sequence ATGCGGACCGTCACAGCGTGCCTGGCCATCGGCGCGATCCTAACCATCGGCGCGACCGCAGCGTCGGCGGCCCCGCGCCTCGACGGTATCCTGAGCGATCACGCGGTAATCCAGCGCGGCCAGCCCGTGGTCCTGACCGGACAGGCGGCGGCTGGCGAGACGGTGATGATCACGCTCGCCGGCCGCAGCGTCACGGCCAAGGCAGGACGCGACGGCAAGTTTTCGGCGAGCCTGCCCGCGCTTCCCGCCGGTGGTCCCTACGACCTGACGATCGCCGCGCCGAGCGGTGCGGCGGTCCTGCGCGACATCCTGGTCGGCGACGTGTTCCTGTGTTCGGGGCAGAGCAACATGGAACTCCGCGTCGACCAGGGACAAGGCCTGTTTCCCGACGCGCATCCGGAGGTCGACGACAAGCTCCGCCTGTTGACCGTCGAGAAGGTCTCCGCCGCCGCACCCGTCGCGCGATTTGCCCAACAGCCGGCATGGACGGTGTCCGGCCCGACCACGGCGCCAAGCTTCTCGGCCGCGTGCTTCTACATGGTCCAGGCGCTGCGCCGCACGTCGGGCGTGCCGATCGGCGCAGTGCATTCGAGCTGGGGCGGATCACGGATCAGCGCGTGGATGAGCGATACTGCGCTGCGTCAGGCGGGACTAGGCGACCCCGCCGACCTGCTCGCGCTCTATGCCCGAGATCCCGCCGCGGCCAACCGGCAGGCATCGACGATCTGGGAAAGCTGGTGGCGCGCGGGCTCGGGTGATGCCGCCGGCCGCGAACCGTGGCAGCCCGATGCCGCACTCGACTGGCAGCCGGTGCCGGCGATGACCAATTTCGAGACCTGGGGCATCCCCGCACTTGCCGATTACAACGGCATGATCTGGTACCAGCACGAGGTCCGACTGACCGCCGAGCAGGCACGCGGCCCTGCGACGCTGGTGCTGGGCATGGTCGACGACGCGGACCGCACCTGGATCAACGGTGTGGGCGTCGGCGGCAGCAGCCTCGCCTCGCAATCGCGCGTCTACGCGCTGCCCGCCGGCAGTTTGAAGGCCGGGCGCAACGTCATCACCGTCAACGACGACGACGTCTACGCCTATGGCGGAATGACCGGCCCCGCGGATGCGATGCGGCTGTCGTTCGCCGACGGAACGAGCGTGCCGCTCGGCACCGGCTGGCGCTATGCGATCGCCAAGCGCCTCGCAGGCGCTGCACCGCGCGTACCGTGGGACGACATCAACGGCGCCGGCACGCTCTACAACGCGATGATCGCGCCGCTTGACGCCACGAAATTCGCCGGCATGGCCTGGTATCAGGGCGAGTCCGACACCGGCATCCCCGGTTACGATCGCCGGATGACGGCATTAATCGCCGACTGGCGCCGGCGTTTCGGCACACCCAAGACCGGCTTCGCGATCGTCCAGCTCGCCAATTACGGCAGCCCGGCGATTGCCCCGAGCGAAAGCGGCTGGGGCGACGTCCGCGATGCGCAGCGACGCGTAGCGGCGGCGGACCCGCATGCCGGCATCGCCGTCGCGCTCGATCTCGGCGATGCGCTCGACATCCATCCGGGCGAGAAGCACGAGGTCGGGCAGAGGCTCGCCCGGGTCATGCGCGCGGCGGTGTACGGCGAGAAGATCGCGCCCTCCGGCCCGGCGGTCGCCGATGCGCGGCGTGACCCGGATGGCAGCGTCGCGGTCCGGTTCAGCGGCGTCACGGGCGCATTGCACGCCCGCAGCTCTGCGCAGGCGATCGGCTTCGAGCTTTGCGGCCCCGCGGTCGGCACCTGCCGCTATGCCGCCGGCCGGATTTCTGGATCGACCGTAACCCTGCCGAGCGATGGCCAACCCGTAACACGCGTCCGCTACGCCTGGGCCGATGCGCCTGCGACTAATCTCGCCGACGACGCACCACTGCCGGTCGGTACGTTCGAAGTGCCGGTCTCGCCGGCTCGATAA
- a CDS encoding tryptophan halogenase family protein, translating to MHEIQNIVIVGGGTAGWLTAGVIAAKHQARRQHGFTVTLVESPNVPTIGVGEGTWPTLRSTLKKMGVSETELFRQCDASFKQGARFNRWTTGTPDDGYYHPLMLPQHFGQVNLAPHWLAEDGSATFCDTVTPQGRICDEGLGPKTIATPEYDGHANYAYHLDAGKFSHFLQRHCCDALGVRHVKADVTEVRLDESGDIASLDTEQGISIAGDLFVDCTGFAARLIGGAMKVPFRSCTDVLFCDTALAMQVPYDLPDDPIASHTISTAQSAGWIWDIGLPTRRGVGHVFSSSHISVDAAEQELRDYIGPAARDLTARRLAIRAGHREQFWARNCVAVGLAAGFLEPLEASAIVLIELSAKMIAEQMPACREVMDVVARRFNDTTSYRWGRIIDFLKLHYALTQRTDTEFWRDNVRPETIPDRLIGLMELWRFQSPWVHDEFDRAEEVFPSASYQYVLYGMGARTAVMPGTIDDDLALARRARHDNQMQTQRLVSSLPGHRDLIDKIKRHGLQSI from the coding sequence ATGCACGAAATTCAGAATATCGTTATTGTCGGCGGCGGCACCGCAGGGTGGCTGACCGCGGGCGTCATCGCGGCCAAGCATCAGGCACGCCGCCAACACGGCTTCACCGTGACCTTGGTCGAATCGCCCAACGTGCCGACGATCGGCGTCGGCGAAGGGACCTGGCCGACGCTGCGTTCGACGCTCAAGAAGATGGGCGTATCGGAAACCGAACTCTTCCGGCAATGCGATGCGTCCTTCAAGCAGGGCGCTCGGTTTAATCGCTGGACCACCGGCACGCCGGACGACGGCTATTATCATCCGCTGATGCTCCCGCAGCACTTCGGCCAGGTAAACCTCGCGCCGCACTGGCTGGCGGAAGACGGCAGCGCGACGTTCTGCGACACGGTCACGCCACAGGGCCGGATCTGCGACGAAGGGCTCGGTCCCAAGACGATCGCGACGCCCGAATATGACGGCCACGCGAACTACGCCTATCACCTAGACGCGGGCAAATTCTCGCATTTCCTCCAGCGGCATTGCTGCGACGCACTCGGCGTCCGCCATGTGAAGGCCGACGTTACCGAGGTCCGGCTCGACGAGAGCGGCGACATCGCCAGCCTCGACACCGAACAGGGCATATCGATCGCGGGCGACCTGTTCGTCGACTGCACCGGCTTTGCCGCGCGGCTGATCGGCGGCGCAATGAAGGTGCCGTTCCGCAGTTGCACCGACGTCCTGTTCTGCGACACGGCGCTGGCGATGCAGGTGCCCTACGACTTGCCCGACGATCCGATCGCGAGCCATACGATCTCCACCGCGCAGTCGGCCGGCTGGATCTGGGACATCGGCCTGCCGACGCGGCGCGGGGTCGGCCATGTATTTTCGAGCAGCCACATCAGCGTGGATGCCGCAGAGCAGGAACTGCGCGACTATATCGGCCCTGCCGCGCGCGACCTGACCGCGCGGCGGCTGGCGATCCGTGCCGGTCACCGCGAGCAGTTCTGGGCGCGCAACTGCGTCGCGGTCGGGCTGGCCGCAGGGTTCCTCGAACCGCTCGAAGCCTCCGCGATCGTCCTGATCGAGCTGTCGGCGAAGATGATCGCGGAACAGATGCCGGCCTGCCGCGAGGTGATGGACGTCGTCGCGCGCCGCTTCAACGACACCACCAGCTACCGCTGGGGCCGCATTATCGACTTCCTGAAGCTGCATTATGCGCTGACCCAGCGCACCGACACCGAGTTCTGGCGCGACAATGTGCGGCCGGAAACGATCCCCGATCGTCTGATCGGGCTGATGGAGCTGTGGCGCTTCCAGTCGCCATGGGTGCATGACGAGTTCGACCGCGCCGAAGAGGTCTTCCCGTCCGCCAGCTATCAATATGTGCTGTACGGCATGGGCGCGCGGACCGCAGTGATGCCGGGCACGATCGACGACGACCTTGCGCTGGCGCGGCGTGCACGACACGACAACCAGATGCAGACGCAGCGACTGGTAAGCAGCCTGCCCGGCCACCGCGATCTCATCGACAAGATCAAGCGGCACGGCCTTCAGTCGATCTAG